A window from Dehalobacter sp. DCA encodes these proteins:
- a CDS encoding reductive dehalogenase, whose product MINEQEKKFQLGRRDFLKAGAGAAALGVATALKAPTIVAGAVGESMKYTPAAKGQWSKLHPVHDMGSATIHFVEHNDQWLGTSKIIGPIKNPSEYDGGFEQIAAGKVSQRGQLGLYNMNTKDPFGGAIIMGAGMVAGFLEGIPAPKKMEIPDPEQMSQHIKDVAYFLRADDVGIGRMPSYAYYSTKCIYPPFPGRQYVEFPREQLVRPVTERLPYAIVVMIDQHLETMLASTGYDAISISQSFRGYHATGVIAAIMAQYIRNLGYNARANYAVDYNGVMPPVIIAAGLGELSRTGDCAIHPRLGFRHKVAAVTTDLPLAPDKPIDFGLLDFCRICKKCAENCPAGAINIDSDMGQYNGYLRWNNDTNKCAEFRASNEDGVCCGRCMKVCPWNSKEESWFHQAGTWIGSKSETSSKLLKSIDDMFGYGTETIDKYKWWLEWPELYKLPPVSILTEPLPPDPIFSALGKNKP is encoded by the coding sequence GTGATTAATGAACAAGAGAAAAAGTTTCAGTTAGGCCGCAGGGATTTTCTCAAAGCTGGTGCCGGAGCTGCAGCCCTGGGAGTAGCGACGGCCCTGAAAGCACCTACCATAGTGGCGGGAGCGGTTGGCGAGAGCATGAAGTATACGCCTGCGGCAAAGGGACAGTGGTCCAAACTGCATCCTGTGCATGACATGGGCAGCGCAACAATACATTTTGTAGAACATAACGACCAGTGGTTGGGAACCTCAAAGATAATAGGCCCAATCAAAAATCCGAGTGAATACGATGGCGGATTTGAACAGATTGCCGCGGGAAAAGTCAGTCAAAGGGGCCAATTGGGGCTTTATAACATGAATACGAAGGATCCTTTTGGTGGTGCAATTATAATGGGAGCCGGGATGGTAGCAGGTTTCCTGGAAGGTATTCCTGCCCCAAAGAAAATGGAGATCCCTGATCCTGAACAAATGTCACAACACATCAAGGATGTTGCCTACTTTTTGCGGGCTGATGACGTAGGTATAGGCAGGATGCCCTCGTATGCCTATTATAGTACCAAATGTATCTATCCGCCTTTTCCGGGGAGACAGTATGTGGAATTTCCCAGGGAACAATTAGTTAGGCCGGTTACCGAACGCCTGCCGTATGCGATCGTGGTCATGATTGACCAGCATTTGGAGACAATGCTCGCTTCGACGGGTTATGACGCAATTAGCATCTCCCAGTCCTTCAGAGGCTATCATGCGACAGGGGTTATTGCTGCTATTATGGCCCAATATATCCGGAATCTGGGATATAACGCCAGGGCTAATTATGCTGTGGATTATAACGGTGTCATGCCGCCTGTTATTATCGCCGCAGGGTTGGGAGAACTATCCCGTACAGGCGATTGCGCGATTCACCCCCGGTTAGGATTCCGCCATAAAGTTGCTGCGGTCACTACGGATTTGCCGCTTGCACCGGATAAGCCAATTGATTTTGGGTTACTCGACTTCTGCCGCATATGCAAGAAATGTGCGGAAAATTGTCCTGCCGGAGCTATCAACATTGATAGTGATATGGGTCAGTATAACGGCTATTTGCGTTGGAACAATGACACGAACAAATGTGCCGAATTTCGGGCTAGTAATGAGGACGGGGTATGCTGCGGACGATGCATGAAGGTCTGTCCCTGGAATTCCAAAGAGGAATCCTGGTTCCATCAAGCTGGTACCTGGATTGGAAGCAAAAGTGAAACATCATCAAAATTATTAAAATCGATTGATGATATGTTCGGGTATGGAACAGAAACCATCGATAAATATAAATGGTGGCTGGAATGGCCGGAACTGTATAAGCTTCCACCTGTAAGCATTCTGACTGAACCTTTGCCGCCGGATCCCATTTTTTCAGCATTAGGGAAAAATAAACCGTAA
- a CDS encoding Crp/Fnr family transcriptional regulator, whose product MQYDYGRCEGARAIPDTFYPIEKLREFTHIGVVKTYAKDSNVILPGGKDYMLVYVLSGRISLNLMTEDGRERVIYFSGENGILGRLYKMENDNDAYAVAIEDSKVCLFFEEHLRIIFRQDEDMIFEVLRNCLSKVSYYMRQTIERDFYNPTIRILRLLHGLYLTNGISVGDSYEIRMDLSLQFISEITGAHYVTVSKVLKYLKEQKIIEKKKDKIIIHDLERLKELTHEKHIYKYIY is encoded by the coding sequence ATGCAATACGATTATGGAAGATGCGAGGGGGCAAGGGCTATTCCTGACACTTTCTATCCGATTGAAAAACTGAGGGAATTCACGCATATAGGAGTAGTAAAAACCTATGCTAAGGACAGTAATGTGATCTTGCCGGGAGGCAAGGATTATATGCTGGTTTATGTGCTTTCCGGAAGGATAAGTTTGAACCTGATGACGGAAGACGGCAGGGAAAGAGTGATTTATTTTTCCGGAGAAAATGGAATTTTGGGTCGTTTGTATAAGATGGAAAATGATAATGATGCTTATGCAGTTGCCATAGAAGATTCTAAAGTATGTCTTTTTTTCGAAGAGCACCTCAGAATTATTTTCCGTCAAGATGAAGACATGATCTTTGAAGTGCTTAGAAATTGTCTTTCCAAAGTAAGTTATTATATGAGACAAACGATAGAAAGAGACTTTTACAATCCAACGATTAGAATCTTAAGATTGCTGCATGGACTTTATCTTACCAATGGAATATCGGTAGGAGATTCTTACGAAATACGTATGGACTTATCATTGCAATTTATTTCTGAGATAACAGGAGCACATTATGTTACAGTCTCAAAAGTATTAAAGTATTTAAAGGAACAAAAAATTATTGAAAAGAAGAAAGACAAAATAATTATTCATGATCTGGAAAGGCTTAAAGAATTGACCCATGAGAAGCATATTTATAAATATATTTATTAG
- a CDS encoding IS1182 family transposase codes for MSKKGQKVHTKKVFKPYVQEQQTLPLSIDSLIPQNHVVRVVNRAIDRMNLEPLFAKYPGGGRSSFHPVMMTKLLVYAYTDRVFSCRRIAKAARENIMYMWLCGGNQPDFMSVNRFRSERMKEVILEVFAEVIELLVKEKYIKLENYFLDGTKIEANANKYSWVWGKSTKRYKEALREKCRELFKEIDQINEEENAEYGDSDLEELGNGKPIDSEAIEEAVRKIDERLAKKSEEETVDAETKKLKKTRNTLTKDYLPRMQKYEQQELILEERNSYSKTDHDATFMRMKEDHMKNGQLKPGYNVQIGTENQFVVGYSVHQRPGDTSCMKDHLEELKTLLHGELPKNIIADAGYGSEENYDYLQEKKLVSYVKYNTFHKEASKKWKEDITKPQNFTYDHENDEYICGYGRTLIFLYERHQKSDNGYRSLIRIYECLNCSGCPHRNQCVKSSDPYANRRIYVNRKLNAYKEQARRNLCSEEGLRMRSLRPVEVESVFGDIKGNHGMRRFLLKGLEKVKIEWGLHCIAHNMRKMALITG; via the coding sequence ATGTCTAAGAAAGGGCAGAAAGTACATACCAAGAAAGTATTTAAACCTTATGTGCAGGAACAACAAACACTGCCGTTAAGCATCGACAGCCTGATTCCTCAAAACCATGTCGTCCGAGTTGTGAATCGTGCTATCGATCGCATGAATCTCGAACCCTTGTTTGCCAAATATCCTGGAGGCGGCCGTTCCAGCTTTCACCCTGTCATGATGACCAAGTTATTGGTTTATGCGTATACGGACAGGGTTTTTTCATGCCGCCGGATAGCAAAAGCGGCCCGTGAAAATATTATGTATATGTGGCTGTGCGGCGGCAATCAGCCGGATTTCATGTCAGTTAACCGCTTCCGGAGTGAACGGATGAAAGAGGTTATTCTAGAAGTATTTGCTGAAGTTATTGAACTCTTAGTCAAAGAAAAATACATCAAGCTGGAAAATTATTTTTTAGACGGGACAAAAATTGAGGCCAATGCCAATAAATACAGTTGGGTATGGGGCAAATCCACGAAGCGCTATAAAGAAGCGTTAAGGGAGAAATGCCGGGAATTATTTAAAGAAATCGATCAGATCAATGAAGAAGAAAATGCGGAATACGGCGACAGTGATTTAGAAGAGCTAGGCAATGGCAAGCCCATTGACTCAGAGGCTATTGAAGAAGCCGTAAGGAAAATTGACGAGAGACTGGCTAAGAAATCGGAAGAAGAGACAGTAGATGCTGAAACCAAAAAGTTAAAGAAAACAAGAAACACCCTTACGAAAGATTATCTGCCAAGAATGCAGAAATATGAACAGCAAGAACTGATCCTGGAAGAAAGAAACAGTTACTCCAAGACAGATCACGATGCCACCTTTATGCGAATGAAAGAAGACCATATGAAAAACGGTCAGTTAAAGCCAGGTTACAATGTCCAGATCGGGACGGAGAACCAGTTTGTGGTCGGTTACAGTGTTCATCAGAGACCGGGCGATACCAGCTGTATGAAGGATCACCTGGAAGAATTAAAAACGCTCCTGCATGGGGAATTACCAAAGAATATTATTGCCGATGCCGGCTATGGCAGCGAAGAAAATTACGACTATCTGCAGGAGAAAAAGCTTGTGTCTTATGTCAAATATAATACCTTCCACAAAGAAGCCAGTAAGAAATGGAAAGAAGACATAACGAAACCACAGAACTTCACCTATGACCATGAAAATGATGAATATATCTGCGGTTATGGGAGAACACTCATTTTCTTATACGAGCGGCACCAAAAAAGTGACAATGGCTATAGGAGTTTGATCCGAATCTATGAATGCCTGAATTGTTCCGGGTGTCCTCATCGGAACCAGTGCGTGAAGTCATCCGATCCATACGCTAACAGAAGAATATATGTCAATCGCAAACTGAATGCCTATAAAGAACAGGCCCGCAGGAATTTGTGTTCAGAAGAAGGTTTGCGCATGAGGAGCTTGAGGCCGGTCGAGGTTGAAAGCGTCTTTGGAGACATTAAAGGGAATCACGGTATGCGAAGATTCCTGTTAAAAGGGCTAGAAAAGGTTAAAATTGAGTGGGGATTACATTGCATCGCTCATAATATGAGAAAAATGGCGTTGATCACTGGATAG
- a CDS encoding 4Fe-4S binding protein, protein MKNSANKIIVFAAAVIFLITLGFGWTHTDNNIIPFMNQVFSEAQSFQKIASSPLIYEANKQSKDGKEEKIGYVVIEQAVAYGGPIKMVTGINLQGKIVGTVIAAHKDTPSFIDNILDQKYLERFIGKDITDPLSINKDIDRISGATFSTRGIAKAVSQGSHAVARSEFGLNVKDEVEPFKFGSKEIAVIALVILMVIGVAFKQKKLRWLVLLGSLVIIGFQYNTPISLANITGLLMGNFPSIRENLVWYILLIGIPVITFILGKNVYCFWLCPFGALQEITAKVGGGKFKCCNKAVEAKAAKIRYALIYLALIGAFLTKSPSFAGYEPFATLFGRQGFGIQWLILPVVIFSSFFISRFWCRFFCPGLILNEIILRPRKYIMGILEKEILEKAKLKKVQGTEGIELISAKELNNIGVEE, encoded by the coding sequence ATGAAAAACTCAGCAAATAAAATCATTGTGTTTGCAGCAGCAGTTATATTCCTCATAACGTTAGGTTTCGGTTGGACTCATACAGATAACAATATCATACCGTTTATGAATCAAGTTTTTTCGGAAGCGCAATCTTTTCAAAAGATTGCGTCTTCCCCTCTTATTTATGAAGCAAATAAACAGAGCAAAGATGGTAAGGAAGAAAAAATAGGCTACGTCGTAATCGAGCAAGCGGTTGCTTATGGCGGTCCGATCAAGATGGTTACCGGAATTAACCTGCAAGGAAAAATTGTCGGGACGGTTATCGCTGCACACAAGGATACACCATCATTTATCGATAATATTCTAGATCAGAAATATTTGGAAAGATTTATCGGAAAAGACATCACAGATCCTTTATCCATTAACAAGGATATCGACCGGATATCGGGCGCAACCTTTTCTACAAGGGGGATAGCCAAAGCGGTTTCCCAGGGAAGCCATGCCGTAGCCAGGAGCGAGTTCGGGCTGAATGTTAAGGATGAAGTGGAGCCGTTTAAGTTCGGATCCAAGGAAATTGCCGTCATAGCGTTGGTCATCCTGATGGTGATTGGCGTGGCATTCAAACAAAAAAAATTACGCTGGCTTGTCCTTTTAGGAAGTTTAGTCATCATTGGTTTCCAATATAATACGCCCATTTCGCTTGCAAATATTACCGGACTTCTCATGGGGAATTTCCCGTCTATTCGTGAAAACCTCGTTTGGTATATCCTCTTAATCGGAATCCCGGTGATCACCTTTATCTTAGGAAAGAATGTTTACTGCTTCTGGCTTTGTCCGTTTGGCGCTTTGCAGGAAATCACGGCCAAAGTAGGCGGCGGTAAATTCAAATGCTGTAATAAAGCAGTCGAAGCCAAAGCGGCTAAAATAAGGTATGCATTGATCTACTTAGCACTCATAGGGGCATTCCTGACAAAATCACCGAGTTTTGCCGGGTATGAGCCATTTGCCACTTTATTTGGCCGGCAGGGGTTCGGCATTCAGTGGCTTATCTTGCCGGTCGTGATTTTTAGTTCCTTCTTTATCAGCAGATTCTGGTGCAGGTTTTTCTGTCCGGGGCTCATACTCAATGAGATCATTTTGCGCCCCAGGAAATATATCATGGGGATTTTGGAAAAAGAAATTCTAGAAAAAGCCAAATTGAAAAAGGTTCAGGGGACCGAAGGAATCGAATTAATATCAGCAAAAGAATTAAATAACATCGGGGTAGAAGAATGA
- a CDS encoding reductive dehalogenase: MIPENAKEKKTQKKKTFSKEFSRRGFLKTSLGVGVGAAGAALFGSELLGSNSIANAQVVEHDDMPVEISSDYKRYSMASQAPIGAVSAEYAGKRFGTIPQEGGEGWGQLEFAFDHACWSIEEDINKGLGAPGFQSQGLFTWEGEVNPNKYQFESPEAASAIIKRVTKFWGSCKVGIGPYDERWLFSEVLDLATGKPVPNKLPFTPTNVIVALFEMDYDCYQTAPALPQGAASGNEYSDAGVLLHKLAKFIRTLGYQAIPCSNDTALSIPLAIQAGLGEISRIGIMVTKEYGPRVRIYKLFTDMPLAIDKPVTFGAMEFCKTCMKCADACPSQAISHDVEPSFKTSAITNPGVKKWAQDGVKCMTQWSKVGTDCGICIKACPYNKRQEWHHDLVRLGTETPAKPVLRFFDDLFGYGKISVPDAIKEFWNK, translated from the coding sequence ATGATTCCTGAAAATGCCAAAGAGAAAAAAACTCAGAAGAAAAAAACCTTTTCCAAAGAATTTAGCAGACGCGGTTTTTTGAAGACCTCTCTAGGAGTAGGGGTCGGAGCAGCAGGTGCCGCATTGTTCGGTTCTGAACTGCTGGGAAGTAATAGCATCGCAAATGCACAAGTTGTCGAGCATGATGACATGCCGGTGGAAATCTCCAGTGACTACAAACGGTATAGCATGGCTTCTCAGGCTCCGATTGGTGCTGTCTCTGCAGAATATGCCGGAAAAAGGTTTGGGACAATACCTCAAGAAGGAGGAGAGGGCTGGGGACAGCTTGAGTTCGCCTTTGATCATGCCTGCTGGTCGATTGAAGAGGATATCAATAAGGGTCTGGGCGCTCCGGGTTTTCAATCACAAGGGTTATTTACTTGGGAAGGCGAAGTAAACCCCAACAAGTACCAATTTGAAAGCCCCGAAGCTGCGAGCGCGATCATCAAAAGAGTAACAAAATTCTGGGGATCATGTAAGGTCGGGATTGGCCCTTATGATGAACGGTGGCTCTTTTCTGAAGTTCTCGATCTCGCAACGGGTAAACCTGTTCCAAATAAGTTACCGTTTACGCCTACAAATGTTATTGTGGCGCTTTTTGAAATGGATTATGACTGCTATCAGACTGCCCCAGCTTTGCCCCAAGGGGCTGCTTCCGGCAATGAATACTCCGATGCGGGTGTTCTCCTCCATAAGTTGGCTAAATTTATCAGGACATTAGGCTACCAGGCCATACCTTGTTCCAATGATACGGCTTTAAGTATTCCCTTGGCTATTCAGGCCGGCCTAGGGGAGATCAGCAGAATCGGTATTATGGTCACTAAGGAATATGGGCCGAGAGTGCGGATATATAAATTGTTCACGGATATGCCATTGGCTATTGATAAACCGGTTACCTTTGGAGCGATGGAATTCTGCAAAACCTGCATGAAATGTGCTGACGCTTGCCCGTCACAAGCAATATCCCATGATGTAGAACCAAGTTTTAAAACATCTGCCATAACGAATCCGGGAGTCAAAAAATGGGCTCAAGATGGCGTGAAGTGTATGACACAATGGTCAAAAGTCGGTACTGACTGTGGTATTTGTATTAAGGCCTGCCCTTACAACAAACGCCAGGAATGGCATCACGACTTAGTAAGGTTGGGCACAGAAACACCTGCAAAACCCGTTCTGAGGTTCTTTGACGATTTGTTCGGTTATGGTAAGATTTCTGTTCCGGATGCAATAAAGGAATTCTGGAATAAATAA
- a CDS encoding Crp/Fnr family transcriptional regulator yields the protein MKEIRKDNFTQIIKLSNISQKLLDVGEEVFFAKNKILVSAGDVPDGFYYLKDGLVKSCVYSTNGNEYICGLIDKGSIFLEANAIFSIPSDGYFKIMEPSHLLFFRKENFLNLLQTDFDVTLSILQSITCKFLASGYFFTELLVHDSEWRLCRLLLTFADNFGIEIENKIKLNIKISQQFISDMLGVNRGTAIKVINKLKEMNLIEQTNGYYFIKDLQRLKNHQAKITT from the coding sequence ATGAAAGAAATTAGAAAAGATAATTTTACACAAATCATCAAACTTTCTAATATCTCTCAAAAATTATTGGACGTAGGAGAAGAAGTTTTCTTTGCCAAAAATAAGATACTTGTTTCTGCCGGAGATGTCCCCGATGGATTTTATTATCTAAAAGATGGACTGGTTAAATCTTGTGTATACTCTACAAATGGTAATGAATATATATGTGGCCTTATAGACAAGGGAAGTATCTTTTTGGAAGCCAACGCAATTTTCAGTATTCCTAGTGATGGTTATTTCAAGATCATGGAGCCTTCGCATTTACTTTTTTTTAGGAAAGAAAACTTTTTGAATTTGTTACAAACCGACTTTGATGTAACGCTATCAATATTACAATCGATTACCTGCAAATTTTTAGCAAGTGGTTATTTTTTTACTGAACTGCTGGTTCATGACTCAGAATGGAGACTATGCCGCCTATTATTAACATTTGCCGATAATTTTGGAATAGAAATAGAAAATAAAATAAAGCTGAATATTAAAATCAGTCAGCAGTTTATTAGTGACATGCTGGGTGTCAATAGAGGTACGGCCATAAAGGTGATCAATAAATTAAAAGAAATGAATTTAATCGAGCAAACAAACGGCTATTATTTTATTAAAGATTTGCAACGGCTAAAAAACCATCAGGCCAAAATTACGACTTAA
- a CDS encoding FMN-binding protein: MKKFLSNIIVFAATVIFLLTLGFSWTHTDRDIIPFMNQVFPEAQSFQKIASSPVIYEGITKDQNGKEEKIGYVVIEQAVAYGGPIKMVTGIDLQGKIVGTVIAAHKDTPSFIDKVIDQKYLEKFIGKDITDPLSIDKDIDRISGATFSSRGIAKAISQGSHAVARGEFGLDVKDEVEPFKFGAKEIAVIALVILAVIGVAFKKRKLRWIALIGSLVFIGFQYNTSISLANIAALLMGNLPSIRENLVWYILLIGIPIITFILGKNVYCFWLCPFGALQEITAKVGGGKFKCCNKRIEAKAAKIRYILIYLALIGAFLTKTPSFAGYEPFATLFGLQGFGIQWLILPVVIFSSFFISRFWCRFFCPGLILNEIILRPRKYIMGILEKGIFKKAKLKKVRGIEGIKGIGIEARSANELNNIEVKE; the protein is encoded by the coding sequence ATGAAAAAATTTTTAAGTAATATTATTGTTTTTGCAGCAACAGTTATATTCCTCCTAACGTTGGGTTTCAGTTGGACTCATACTGATCGTGATATCATACCTTTTATGAATCAAGTTTTTCCGGAAGCGCAATCTTTTCAAAAGATTGCGTCTTCCCCTGTTATTTACGAAGGAATAACGAAAGATCAAAACGGCAAAGAAGAAAAAATAGGCTACGTCGTAATCGAGCAAGCGGTTGCTTATGGCGGCCCGATCAAAATGGTCACCGGAATTGACCTGCAAGGAAAGATTGTAGGAACGGTTATTGCCGCCCATAAGGATACGCCATCCTTTATCGATAAGGTCATCGACCAGAAATACCTGGAGAAATTCATCGGCAAAGACATCACGGACCCCTTGTCCATTGACAAGGATATTGACCGTATTTCCGGCGCCACATTTTCTTCCCGCGGGATTGCCAAAGCTATTTCCCAGGGAAGCCATGCCGTAGCCAGGGGCGAGTTCGGGCTGGATGTGAAGGATGAAGTAGAGCCGTTTAAGTTCGGGGCAAAGGAAATTGCAGTCATCGCTTTGGTCATCCTGGCGGTAATTGGTGTCGCATTCAAAAAAAGAAAACTGCGCTGGATTGCCCTGATAGGCAGCTTGGTCTTCATTGGCTTTCAATACAATACATCGATTTCCCTTGCCAACATTGCCGCATTATTAATGGGGAATCTCCCGTCCATCCGTGAAAACCTCGTTTGGTATATCCTCTTAATCGGAATCCCTATTATCACCTTCATATTAGGAAAGAATGTTTACTGTTTCTGGCTTTGCCCGTTTGGCGCTTTGCAGGAAATAACTGCAAAAGTAGGCGGCGGTAAATTCAAATGCTGCAATAAAAGGATCGAAGCAAAAGCGGCTAAAATAAGATATATACTCATCTACCTGGCACTGATAGGGGCATTTCTGACAAAGACACCGAGTTTTGCCGGTTACGAGCCATTCGCCACTTTGTTTGGCCTGCAGGGATTCGGTATCCAGTGGCTTATTTTGCCGGTCGTGATTTTTAGTTCTTTCTTTATCAGCAGGTTCTGGTGCAGGTTTTTCTGTCCAGGCTTGATACTCAATGAGATCATTTTACGTCCCAGGAAATATATTATGGGGATTTTAGAAAAAGGAATCTTTAAAAAAGCAAAATTGAAAAAGGTTCGGGGAATAGAAGGAATCAAAGGGATAGGAATCGAAGCAAGATCTGCAAATGAATTGAATAACATCGAGGTAAAAGAATGA